One Diabrotica virgifera virgifera chromosome 3, PGI_DIABVI_V3a genomic window carries:
- the LOC126881229 gene encoding myrosinase 1-like isoform X3, whose protein sequence is MLCIKFIAVIFFILNLGFLDALNNKRFPPDFIFGCATAAFQIEGAWNEDGKGPSVWDTTNHKIPSVIEDNSTADVSGDSYHKYKEDVALLKELGATHYRFSISWPRILPNGFNDYINPLGLAYYKNLIAELKANNIEPLVTISHWDLPQVLGDVGGYYNESFPDWIRDLARVAFDEFGDDVKYWFTINEPHEVCIYDGAEKAYDCAANLLRAHAKIWHMYDEEYRSKQHGKVAMVLNLNWYEPETDKTDDIIAAETKMQFSWGLFGHALYHGDWPPIMKSRIGLRSKLEGYPKSRLPEFTKEEIEYIKGTNDFFAFNSYTTSIIRAIDEPEIGDPTTEKDIGVYEYQRDDWDSSGSTWLKVVPWGMRKLLNWFKHEYFNPEILITENGYSDSTGQLNDPNRTHYLTEYLSAIKDAMDYDGVNVIGYNVWSLIDNFEWIAGYTVKFGLVNVNMNDPNRTRTKKDSFYYYQKVCQTHCIVDECID, encoded by the exons atttttagatgCACTAAATAACAAAAGGTTTCCCCCTGATTTTATCTTTGGATGTGCAACTGCTGCATTTCAAATAGAAG GAGCATGGAACGAAGATGGAAAGGGTCCCAGTGTATGGGATACGACCAACCACAAAATACCTTCTGTAATAGAAGATAATAGCACAGCAGATGTGTCCGGTGATTCCTACCACAAATACAAAGAAGATGTCGCTCTCCTTAAAGAACTTGGCGCCACCCATTATCGATTTTCAATATCGTGGCCAAGAATTTTACCAAATG GTTTCAATGATTATATCAATCCCCTTGGATTAGCTTACTACAAGAATCTTATAGCTGAACTGAAAGCTAACAATATCGAACCCCTTGTAACCATTAGTCATTGGGACCTTCCTCAGGTACTTGGTGATGTAGGGGGGTATTACAATGAATCCTTTCCGGATTGGATTAGAGATTTGGCGAGAGTTGCTTTTGATGAATTTGGAGACGATGTAAAATACTGGTTTACTATAAATGAACCACACGAAGTTTGTATATATGACGGTGCAGAAAAGGCCTACGACTGTGCTGCAAATTTACTTAGAGCTCATGCTAAAATCTGGCACATGTATGATGAGGAATATAGGTCTAAACAACATG GTAAGGTTGCAATGGTCCTTAATTTAAACTGGTACGAACCGGAAACAGATAAAACTGATGATATTATTGCAGCTGAAACAAAGATGCAATTTTCA TGGGGATTGTTTGGACACGCTCTATATCATGGTGATTGGCCACCAATTATGAAATCTCGTATTGGTTTAAGAAGCAAATTAGAAGGTTATCCTAAATCACGTCTACCTGAGTTCACCAAAGAAGAAATAGAATATATTAAGGGAACAAATGATTTTTTCGCTTTCAATTCATATACCACAAGTATAATTAGAGCTATTGACGAACCAGAAATTGGAGACCCTACTACTGAGAAAGACATTGGGGTCTACGAGTATCAACGCGATGACTGGGATTCTTCTGGTTCAACTTGGTTAAAG gTAGTTCCTTGGGGAATGCGTAAATTGCTAAATTGGTTTAAACATGAATATTTTAATCCAGAAATATTAATAACGGAAAATGGATATTCTGATTCCACTGGTCAACTAAATGATCCCAACAGAACTCATTATTTAACG gagTATTTAAGTGCTATAAAAGATGCAATGGATTATGATGGCGTCAACGTCATTGGTTATAATGTTTGGAGTTTAATAGATAATTTTGAGTGGATTGCTGGGTATAC GGTGAAATTTGGTTTAGTAAATGTGAATATGAATGACCCCAACAGAACAAGAACGAAAAAAGATTCATTTTACTATTACCAAAAAGTATGTCAGACCCATTGTATTGTGGATGAGTGTATCGACTGA